From Dechloromonas sp. A34:
ATCCGGATGAAGGTCTGAACGCTGTCCCACAGCGAATCGAAGGCCGGGATCTTGTCGGCGACCAGTTCGGCGAAGGCCATCAGGCCGGCCGCCCCGATCACCAGCGGGTTCCTGAGCACGGACAGGGTTTCCGGCAGCTGCAGATAACCGAAATATGACAATACCCCGGCCAGGAAAACCACCAGATACAGCCGCAAACCGCTGGCCCAGGCCAGACCGGCCGAGAGGGCGATGGTCTGGACCAGGTCCATTATTTTTTGGCCTTGCGGTCCAGTTCGCGCAGATGGGCCAATTTCTCGCCGATCTTGCCCTCCAGCCCGCGCGGCGTCGGCTGGTACCAGCCCGGCTCGGCCATGCCGTCCGGCATGTAGGTCTCGCCAGCGGCATAGGCTTCCGGCTCGTCATGGGCATAGCGGTAGGCGTGGCCGTAGCCGAGTTCCTTCATCAGCTTGGTCGGCGCGTTGCGCAGGTGGACCGGCACCGGCCGCGAGCCATCCTTGGCGACGAAGGCGCGTGCCGCGTTGTAGGCGTTGTAGCCGGCGTTCGACTTGGCGGCGACGGCGAGGTAGATCACGGCCTGGCCGAGGGCCAGTTCGCCTTCCGGCGAGCCGAGACGTTCGTAGGTCGCCGCCGCGTCGTTGGCCATCTGCATGGCACGCGGGTCGGCCAGGCCGATGTCTTCCCAGGCCATGCGGATGATGCGCCGGGCCAGGTAGCGCGGGTCGGCGCCGCCGTCGAGCATGCGGGTCAGCCAGTAGAGCGCGCCATCCGGGTTGGAACCGCGCACCGACTTGTGCAGGGCGGAAATCTGGTCGTAGAAGGCGTCGCCGCCCTTGTCGAAACGGCGCAGGCTCTGCGCCATGGTGGCGTCGATAAAGGCGCCATCGACCGTCGCGATGCCCGCCGTATGGGCCGCCGTGCGCACCTGTTCGAGCAGGTTGAGCAGTCGCCGCGCGTCGCCATCGGCCAGCCCGATCAGCCGCTCGCGGGCCGCGGCGTCGAAACTGAGGTCGGCCAGCGCCCGTTCGCCGGCCCGGTCGAACAGGGTGCCCATCTCGGCTTCGTCGAGCGACTTCAGCACATAGACCGAAGCGCGCGACAGCAAGGCGGAATTGACCTCGAACGACGGGTTCTCGGTGGTTGCCCCGATGAAGGTCAGCAAGCCGGATTCGACGAAAGGCAGGAAGCCGTCCTGCTGCGCCTTGTTGAAGCGGTGGATTTCATCGACGAAAAGGATCGTCCGCTTGCCCTGCCCCCGCCACATCTCGGCCTGCGCCACCGCCTCGCGCACCTCCTTGATGCCGGAGAAGACGGCGGAGAGCGCGATGAACTCGCACTGGAACTGGGTCGCCATCATCCGTGCCAGCGTTGTCTTGCCGACGCCGGGCGGCCCCCAGAGGATCATCGAATGCGGCTGCCCCGACTCGAAAGCCAGGCGCAGCGGCTTGCCTGGCCCGAGCAGGTGCTGCTGGCCGATCACCTCGTCCGGCGTTTGCGGCCGCAGTTGTTCGGCAAGAGGTGCATGCCGGTGCTCATCGGCATGCTGCGAAAAAAGGTCTTCAGACATCGTTACATTGCAT
This genomic window contains:
- a CDS encoding replication-associated recombination protein A, coding for MSEDLFSQHADEHRHAPLAEQLRPQTPDEVIGQQHLLGPGKPLRLAFESGQPHSMILWGPPGVGKTTLARMMATQFQCEFIALSAVFSGIKEVREAVAQAEMWRGQGKRTILFVDEIHRFNKAQQDGFLPFVESGLLTFIGATTENPSFEVNSALLSRASVYVLKSLDEAEMGTLFDRAGERALADLSFDAAARERLIGLADGDARRLLNLLEQVRTAAHTAGIATVDGAFIDATMAQSLRRFDKGGDAFYDQISALHKSVRGSNPDGALYWLTRMLDGGADPRYLARRIIRMAWEDIGLADPRAMQMANDAAATYERLGSPEGELALGQAVIYLAVAAKSNAGYNAYNAARAFVAKDGSRPVPVHLRNAPTKLMKELGYGHAYRYAHDEPEAYAAGETYMPDGMAEPGWYQPTPRGLEGKIGEKLAHLRELDRKAKK